A genome region from Triticum aestivum cultivar Chinese Spring chromosome 2B, IWGSC CS RefSeq v2.1, whole genome shotgun sequence includes the following:
- the LOC123045861 gene encoding uncharacterized protein, whose protein sequence is MASAVLSYIQSLWPLSALLKEDDLGASARLVRTLAVPEETKQFVFAIREPETQGLLYILAAQNLSEQSALDAGHLIRAVRPRAVITQVAHTEVEDVLIEEQCLAEGGAGGVPASPLQVIKRCITEKKSKDHYVKSAACQVLREIFGVGFYGHLLAAKRAAEETESHFLLLGSPYEKNCNAGGSSNGNSTDDNSAPQSQTSCSLPQSAMDDKSGLQLQSNCLLPKNATSAVSSHVRKICLVDDYGGQLMKSLAPTANLLLSQAISSYAVAECRLSECKPADRYEPPLFAQTVYPLLSDLYEIFVEIPSIGKAMASAQMLLTQVHKGKPVCSEMLSDVYVFGIAIEALRICLNNAGRRCINTRDNHSLEKLDFAELPSEEKCHILLVQALRSQLREFGSVVAVVDASCLAGIRRHWNTPVPSEITQLAGSCFNHYGNKVESENESDNSEVPLDSTDKKSWIAEKPVVAVGAGGTAILGFSSLSKTIQASAILKLAPYKTPVVLKYGLMQLQRHAGIVLSKLLSHGVVGAGSKSSALQFTASAEKIRAVTHTVISSVERTSLLAMRTSFYEIMQKRQKHNRPFRIAPWATFGFSLVACAGLLKHGDGIECAAEAAPSVPMIASLGRGLESLRVTSEETRQTRSQNVKEALLTLLRSLKKSEK, encoded by the coding sequence ATGGCGTCGGCGGTGCTCTCGTACATTCAAAGCCTGTGGCCGCTCTCGGCTCTCCTGAAGGAGGACGACCTGGGCGCGTCCGCGCGGCTGGTGCGGACCCTCGCCGTGCCCGAGGAGACGAAGCAGTTCGTGTTCGCGATCCGGGAGCCCGAGACGCAGGGCTTGCTCTACATCCTCGCGGCGCAGAACCTCTCCGAGCAGTCCGCCTTGGACGCCGGCCATCTGATCAGGGCGGTGCGGCCCCGGGCCGTGATCACCCAGGTCGCGCACACAGAGGTCGAGGACGTTTTGATCGAGGAGCAGTGCCTGGCTGAAGGCGGAGCAGGCGGCGTGCCGGCGTCGCCGTTACAGGTGATTAAGCGTTGCATCACCGAGAAGAAGAGCAAAGATCACTATGTGAAATCCGCCGCTTGCCAGGTCCTGCGGGAGATTTTTGGGGTCGGATTCTACGGCCACCTGTTGGCTGCCAAGAGAGCTGCGGAGGAGACAGAGTCACATTTTCTCTTGCTCGGCTCTCCGTATGAGAAGAATTGCAATGCGGGTGGATCGAGCAACGGAAATAGTACGGACGATAATTCGGCTCCGCAATCGCAGACTAGCTGCTCTCTCCCTCAGAGTGCCATGGATGATAAATCTGGTCTCCAGTTACAGAGTAACTGCTTGCTCCCTAAGAATGCCACTTCAGCAGTAAGCTCCCATGTCAGGAAGATATGCCTTGTGGATGATTATGGAGGACAGCTCATGAAGTCGCTAGCTCCAACTGCTAACTTGTTGTTGTCCCAAGCTATCTCTTCCTATGCTGTTGCAGAGTGCAGACTATCAGAATGTAAGCCAGCCGACAGATACGAGCCTCCACTTTTTGCGCAGACCGTCTACCCTTTGCTCTCTGACCTTTATGAGATATTTGTTGAAATTCCGTCAATTGGGAAGGCTATGGCTTCTGCACAGATGTTGCTCACTCAAGTTCACAAGGGGAAGCCAGTTTGCAGTGAAATGTTATCTGATGTCTATGTATTTGGAATTGCAATAGAGGCTCTCAGAATATGTTTAAACAATGCAGGAAGACGCTGCATTAATACCAGGGATAATCATAGTTTGGAGAAATTGGATTTTGCAGAGCTCCCTTCTGAGGAGAAGTGCCACATTCTTCTTGTTCAAGCTCTCAGAAGTCAACTAAGAGAGTTTGGTTCTGTGGTGGCTGTAGTTGATGCCAGCTGCTTAGCTGGAATAAGGAGACACTGGAACACCCCTGTTCCTTCGGAGATCACACAATTAGCTGGCAGTTGCTTCAATCATTATGGCAACAAAGTTGAGAGCGAAAATGAGAGTGATAACAGTGAGGTGCCATTGGACAGCACTGATAAAAAGAGCTGGATAGCTGAGAAACCTGTGGTCGCAGTTGGTGCGGGAGGAACAGCAATTCTTGGTTTTTCATCTTTGTCGAAAACTATCCAGGCATCTGCCATTCTTAAGTTGGCTCCGTATAAAACTCCAGTGGTTCTGAAGTATGGCTTAATGCAGCTGCAAAGGCATGCTGGCATTGTATTAAGCAAGCTCCTTTCTCATGGGGTTGTTGGTGCTGGTTCGAAGTCATCTGCTCTACAGTTCACAGCTTCAGCAGAGAAGATTCGGGCCGTGACACACACTGTAATATCATCTGTAGAGAGAACCAGCTTGTTGGCGATGCGGACGTCGTTCTACGAAATAATGCAGAAGAGGCAGAAGCACAACCGACCTTTCCGAATAGCTCCTTGGGCAACATTTGGTTTTAGCTTGGTTGCATGTGCTGGCCTCCTGAAGCATGGAGATGGGATCGAGTGTGCTGCCGAGGCCGCACCTTCTGTTCCCATGATTGCCTCCCTGGGCCGTGGTCTTGAGAGCTTGCGTGTCACATCAGAGGAAACAAGGCAAACAAGGAGCCAAAATGTGAAGGAAGCTTTGCTAACATTGTTGCGCAGCTTAAAGAAATCAGAAAAGTAA